The genomic stretch GCCCCTTTGGGTCTTCACGGggtttaaaataactatatcgCTCACCAAGACTGGTATTAAGTACTCAAAATGTCaagttatgtaaattatataaaaaaaggctttagttaaataactaccaccataaaaataaacatgaaaTATGTACTACCTGGCAAGAATTTTACACCAATCCAAGCACAGATAGGCATCATGGTGTGATGGTAGAGATGGAGGAACGATATTTGTCTGTTCTTTTTCCTCAGAACAAAGAACACCGTGTCCAAGAGCTCCACAATTTTCGCAAAGAAGTACCACCATACTGCTGCTGCCATCTGAAAAAGAGAAAGGTATTGTTCATTAAATTGGTTTAAAACCTCAGGAGATTTACCAAGTAGTAATACAAGAAAGATGGTATCAATGATTAAATTGGCACTATGTTTGAGTCCAgcactattaaatatattatgcttTAGTGAGTAGACTAGCACAGGTAGTGGGCAACACAAATGATTTTGTGAAATTAATAGTATAAAACTTCATTTCTCTTTTATACGTGCTGGAGTAAACCAAACCCACAATTCCAAGCAGATAATCTTTATTATACTTTAGGAACTCATTCGGTCGGCCACGCACTTGAAAGCCAGACTTCtatgtgtccatgggcaacTTTTGTTTCCTCACAGTCTTATAAAAAGTGTTAAAAAGAAGAGAAAGGAAAACTGATCAATTAAACCAGCTAAATCTAGAAGAGATAGAGTAACGACTGTATGTACTTACCCTGTTAGCTTTCGGGCTATCCGAGTAATCCACAGGCTGGCAGGAAAAGTTATAATCATTCCACCAACCAGCTACTAGGCCCTGAAACCccaaagtaaatgtaaatattattctgTCTATacatactgttatttttggcACTTCAGCTATATAAACACGGATATAAGTTCAATGTTTGAACTTTGAGactatttgttaaatattgtgTCAATTGAAGGTCGCTACAGTaacatgtatttattaataatataaaattataaccaaCTCCAAAATGTCCTCAAaagtattcaataaaaatatttataccaCAAATGGACGGttgaacttaaaataaataacacgtTGAATCTCCTTTGGtacagtgtaaataaataagatatcgTTAAATTAGAATCATAtcttattaaaagtatattctttaaaaaatttattattaatttattctttagtGCATATGTGACATTACGATGTCGAAAAAATGCATAATTGAATACTTGCACGTATGTTAAACATTTCGTGTTTTcaagtattataaattaagaccggatttttatatcatttttatattcatgtttttaatgtataccttgttaaaaataagatttttgcATGTCTTTTGTGCTAGGATTTTTtacaagtttaattttaataatgttattttacttttatttatagaatagggggcaaacgggcagaagcatcatctgatattaagtaattccgccgcccatggacactctcaatgccagagggctcgcgtgTGCGTGGCCGGacttttaattttgtgtagtgttaaattaaaagttaatttaataaatagtaatctATACATATGTTGAGTCGTTTTGAGAAAAACGTGAAGTGTGCCAGTCACCTACTTGCCGATTCAGAAAAAAAAGTTGCAGagaacagatatagaaatattatgtttaggGATTGTGTtgtggtttttttatttagcatCTAATAGAATCGTCTATAGCCTTTACGCTTAGATATTTTTAGCTACGCTTCAAAATcgagaaatatataaacaagtaactaataaaaagtattaaaaataaatgtatgtagtAGAATGACAAATGGAATTTTTCGATAATCTACCATAAGAATGTTTTTACCtcgtaatttttaatctttcgttcgctgttaaaataaaacgtaatgctgattaattaatgttaacgTCAATTATCCAACgacaaaaacttaatttacttttaaacaatcttacaatatttattccgTCTATTATTAGTTCTGAAACCAACTTTTCATAAACTTGAATATATACGAAGGATGTGCACAATTTACTGCGTATGTTTCTGTGTAATTCATAACTGTACTTGCcttaatataacaatacatgtgaaacaaaaaaacttggcgattacaaagagtggtggagagtttattgccaggtcttctgccttgcgattctgtaactcacttttcgaactcacacagccctgcgattctataactcacttttcgaactcacacagcggttttcgcatcggcggtcgctctcaaatcagtcgtgaagcagtcattttatgatttggcattctgataaacaataaactacaagctcccaccttttcagaatgccaaatcataaaatgactgcttcacgactgatttgagagataccgccgatgcgaaaaccgctgtgtgagttcgaaaagtgagttacagattCGCAGAgcagtttattgtttatcacacattctgataaacaataaactacaagctcccaccttatcagaatgccaaatcataaaatgactgcttcacgacttttttgagagcgaccgccgatgcgaaaaccgctgtgtgagttcgaaaaatgagttacagaatcgcaaggctggtccgttctatgcccttgatttgagaactgcagtaaatgtaaaattagcaggatttagcatttaatatgtatatctttATTGACATGCATAAGTGTACCttatgttacctaaatgaataaaggaTTTTGACTTGACATGGTTTTATAATCTAATAGTTTTTAGGATCAGATTCTCTAGGGGAAATTAGAGAAGCTTATCGTGATTGGCAACACCGAAGGCAAAAGATCGCGTGTTCCCCAACGGGATGGACTGATCAAGTCAAAGACTCGTCGTCATCAAAACTATACACAGTTGCAAAGGAAATACCGAAATTGGAGAAAAATTATTTGCGTCAGATCACACTATACAGCAAGGAACAAAAAGATCATATATTGGTAcccaagaaataataaaagaaaacgaggTAGACAGTTTCGAAGGTGGGAAAACGAATAAATATCCGTAACTGGGAAAATTTGGACCAGGAAAGCTCAGAACAGAGCAAAGTGGAAAgaaatggaggaggcctttgccaaagttGGGCAAACAGATCGGTGTCACCGACTCACTAGTGTTAATAGTTgaagtttaaaattttctatctgattaaaggcttttattattattattattattacactatACAGCAGCCCACGACACTCAGTTGAGAGTTTTTAGATTAGCTGCATAGAACTCAGGCAACTTTAAAGGTATAAATTATCGAATAGGTAAACAATAATAGCAATTACTTctccatattataaaatataacccGAATAAACATCTAATGACAAACAACTTAACCAATTTGTTAATGACACTGGAAGGAACTAGCGTTCATGATACAGGCTAGGCAGTAGGCCTAGTTTAAACGCTAGTGCTCATAGATTTAAAATGCTCATTAAATTggtataaacaaagtataaatattctattaacttttatggcacgatcttattaagtatgtatgtaagaaaagctctacgaagcgaaatttttttacgaccattttttttcacttacaattaagacggtagttcgagaaaatttcgttagttaacaattgtttaacttgttgaaaaattaactttaagtaaaatttccaacgggaataaattaattatagtgttcagaacacaccataattttttcaaatttaaaaaaaaaatattcaatacacgcttttggcacatttttctagacgccattccggatccaatgagctatcgcacatcattttaagagcagtatctgtattttgtaccattttcagcttgtcgactagactagagtagggatgtcttacgattcaaatttaatgatatggaataaatgatccctgtatcttatattccttaaaacatattttatacatagcATACATACTTATTGAATGATAAAAGCATGCGTATGGGTCACTGTgactttacaaaaatataaataaattagtagcGGTACAACTTCATAGATCTGGGCCTGAGATATCTCTATCTGCTACATGGTAATTTGTTAATCttaaaggcaagtaggtgatcagcctgtacctgacacataccgtcgactttttgggtctaatccgatttcctcacgatgttatccttcaccgttcgggcgaatgttaaatgcgcacatagaaagaaagtccattagtgcacactGGACAGCcatggattgaacctacgacctcagggatgagagtcgcacgataAAGCCAactaataatcaaagactacTTAATAAACTGAATAACTATTACTActaaatcaattaatttaattacataaaacagCTAAAAATATGGCCAAAATCAGCTCCAGTACATATGTGTGTGCATTCGTTAGTATGCATaatatgtgtgtgtacttGTAGAATGGAAATGGACTAGTACTTACTTCATATACTAAGTAAACGCTTATCAGAATCTGTGATACATTATACAGTACGATGGTGTTCTTCAAGGAGTAAGGTTTCCGATCTCGCATGTACCGGGGACCCATGGATGTGCAGAAGTATAGGTATGAAGCCAGTAACGTAATCAACGGCCCAGGGCCTGACATCATCCACCAATTTTCCGTTCGAGGATCTGAAATTAATACgaataattaagaattttcaatagacaatttttttcgattaTTCTCTTAAATTCCTTTACAAAAAGACAcccatttcaatttatttaaaaccttgatcattaaaaacaattatatagttttaaatctatatgttaacgtaaaattgtaaacaccgttagattgtaatctatctcgcgagattataaactgtcgaaagattgtgaacctcagcttactgcttacaatttaacgtattattattcggtagattgtactacactaacttagttatcattcaaacttctttggtcaattacagattaattttacttcccaacaatttcatataactaccgaataataatacgttaaattgtaagcagttcgttgaggttatcaatctttcgacagtttataatctcgcgagatagattacaatctaaaggtgtttacaattttacggtgacatatacatataagattcatgaaaaataagaataacagCTGAACAAAACATTGttcctttttgtaaatattatgtattctatctttagtaggtatatttttattattattattaaaataatttatgttagatgtaggaatacgaaataaataaattagttgtCCATGATATATTAGTCGGTATGTATATATAGGCCGATCTCATAACCTACACTGCTCAGCTGAAAACTATTATATCTtcgttttatttgtatatcaGGGGAACTTCCGCCGCAAAGTTACAAATTACCATTAAACATTTTCTTACAAAGATCATAAATGGCGTAACTATGTGTCATTTCCGAAcaataaaaatccatgtaCAGCTTGGAACCCCCCCATGTTTGAGCTTTTAGCTAGGCTAGAAGTGCGCTGGCGCGATTTAAAAACTAGttccaaataaatataaaacggcAATTTTCTTGCTATGATAACctatcaataatattaattaaaatatcaagataatataattattatagaaacAATTAAGTGAATTTACTTGATACAATTTCTACTTATATTGTGATTAATACTTGTGTAATAATCGCTTATGAGTTATTTGTTTGATACGAATTAATTTTTGAACACGATATTTCAggaacaaattattaaatatttccatGTGATACAGCGGATAGCTAGCATGAACCCGAAACAAAAATTATCCCCTATTAattataacgaaataaatcTAATCCCCCTAATAAAGCCCTAAAgtactattttgtttttgtctgACAAATTATAGGCCGCCAACGAACTTGCGAGctcctggcaatgtgagtgtcaatGGGTGGcgaggcggtatcacttaacatcagatgagccgcctgttacattaaaaaaaaatatttatcaaaagaTCGCAGCTGGAAAAATTTTGCTAGTAAGAGATACAAGAGGTAACCCAGGAAATTAGTTTTTGAGAACCGCATGGAATGCCAGTATCGCATATAAAGTTCAAGTCATTTTAAATCGTAGAAACGTCACAACATCTTTGTTCTGTTTATGTTACCTGCTTAGAATAATTACAAAGTTAATACCATTTGAGTTTGTTATGATTGTTTATGGCATGTAAATACGAAATTGATAATGGATATAATATACTTCATGTATATTATAtccatttaataatatactaataatataatccatttttataatatactacgatgcgcgcgcacaccgtcataAAAAACcaacaccctgaagttagctatagtcactttttttttaaagatatacttcttttggcgcgttagggaaaatgatgagagtattttttattctattgtcaatgtcgttttttctacaaacgtagaataaggcgaaagataaaatgtttgaaaatattttttatcttgttacgccaaagaagcatacgttttttttattaacaacaaTCAAAGACGCtgttcataaaattttaacaatattttccttGACATCTTTGTCAGCAATGTTAAGCTAAGTAACCACGGGAAACCGCGAGAAACAGCAaattgttacaataaaattatataatatataactagcggacccgacagacgttgtcctgtatgatatatatacatactagcagactcggccaagcgttgctgtggctaaggtttttgttatattacatagtaaactattaaagggaaacggtaggagaacaccagttaTGTGAAACggtggtactttcaacacagcgccatctgttagaattgtgactatcaaataataaacaaatattttgcaataaaataatattgcgggtataaattgagatgtaagctatcctatcttttaagttggatcaaactgcacacggtgtgcaaatttaatttaaaatcggttaagtagtttaggagtccatcgcggacaaacaacgtgacacgtgatttatatatattaagatatcaGTCACTTATGCAATAACAAATTCACTTGTGCCCACACAtctagttactattatttctCTGTAAATATGGAGTATCGCTGACTGCTGAATTTAGTGACAgatttattagttatattatagaGTCATTGAACCTTAGATCtgaatactataaaaatgcTCGTTAATTAGTAAACTGTTAGAGTAATACCTTTGTCAAcgttcttatatttttaagccgCCTTAATCATTAGATGTAtggcttataaaataaataagattaaaaaaaaaaaaaaaatggagtGTCGCTGGACGTTAGCTGTTTGTGAAGTGTTTCGAAgtgctttattaaaataaaatatttcaattattattaaccaaAGACCTTTTTATTAGAAGACTGTTAATGCTTTATGAATGATTCTGAATACAATCATACAAGTTAATAGTATTCTAAACACGTTGCGATCAAATAGTTCTTGTTCATTGTCGAATACCTAATAgcttattaaagaaatatttgctGCGCATTGTTtctatttgtcatttgtttattttgtcatattcagttaaatatacttagatataaaaatataaagtctaAAGGTTACACACAGTCAATGACTACCTGGAAGATACACGCTTGGCAATAgttgtaattatattataactatacgaaaacttgctgagtttcttggcggttcttctcagaacgaggcctcctggtagttttgcgaacggatggcgtagtcttggtctttcgcgaattttgtaaacgtttttgacattcataagcatgcgctaagacgcatctaaattgaataaacgtattttgatttgatttgatttgatttaataaaatattaaaaatcgacGGAGATAAGAAAAAGACGACAATGCCATTCTACCGACTTCGAAGATGTCGAGTTTATAATTTGCTATAGAACAACGAATTTTATTCGTTGAAGATTTCAGTGTACCGAGACACAATTGCACAAACTTTGTGTAATAATATTCACTTAATTATTTAGGTATGTAGATAGTATAacaaaagcaataaaacatgattcttaaatatcatatatatttttttattttaaaccagCTTcagtgtattaaaatatagcataattaataacataccTAAACCTTTTGTATTAAAGGTCaaaagtacaaaaataatCACGGTCTGGTTCtccattttacaaaaaatagaaatgctatatcacttgtttttattataattaaagtaatgttattatattcatgaattgtattattctcctctgcttttttgtttctttaaataaacatagttatttttttaaatttataacatgTAAATGATAAgctatttgaaaatattataataacagtaTTAAGTTAGAATGACGCCATCAAGATAGAAAAAGATGTCTTCAGGCAATTTTCAATTGggtataaacatatattcatattatatgtCATTGGAGCTCTTCTTCGCCAACATGTCTCTTAATTCAGCGAGTTAGTGAAGTTTAAGCTGTATagaacatataattatttatattatatgataataaattaactaatataaatgtataaattatttttgtataattaaaaggaatttatttcatattgaaGTTACTAATGATTTTCGAGTTCTAAGTTGATCTTTTGCAAAGGGTTTTTATCaagaattaaatacaatataggtatttattttggaAAACCAATTTGTGAACAATACTAACCCCAATTtgaaaaactataattataaaactgaaattttgtTTACACCAAAACATTGATAGCTGCTATCAAAATCTGACGaaacgtttaaaaatgtaaGTGTCTACTAtacgtttaaaatatatgaaaagaatagttttttattaaataattatatatactaaaaacataatagCCTATTGTGATTGatgaattattagattttatttaatagaaccGTATATCGAAGTTTGACAGttaaatttcaaaacttaCATAGACACCTCAATCTATATTATGGTTCATTCGTTCGGTCTTGCGATTCCAATACGTTCCAATGCTATTGAATTTAGAACCTAAACTCATCAGCATCTTAActagattattttaagaaagctCAAAGCTGCctgtgttttgttagtaagCGTCAgacataatttgtaaattggcAGGGAAcccgatttttttattggtctcgatgaatatttttgttttaataaggaTATGTACATGGCGTAGAGCAGTGCTGGCCTAGTGGCATCAgtatgcgactctcattcctgatgtctgtgcaccaatggctCTTTCTGTCTCCTACTGATCACCTCATTTCTccaagaaaaacaaatgataacaGATACAG from Pieris napi chromosome 15, ilPieNapi1.2, whole genome shotgun sequence encodes the following:
- the LOC125056757 gene encoding elongation of very long chain fatty acids protein AAEL008004-like, coding for MNGANLGYNMSIVDSYNRFMERNSDPRTENWWMMSGPGPLITLLASYLYFCTSMGPRYMRDRKPYSLKNTIVLYNVSQILISVYLVYEGLVAGWWNDYNFSCQPVDYSDSPKANRMAAAVWWYFFAKIVELLDTVFFVLRKKNRQISFLHLYHHTMMPICAWIGVKFLPGGHGTLLGVINSFIHIIMYTYYLISGLGPQYQKLLWWKSHVTTLQLIQFCIIFYHNFTVMFCDCNYPKFINFLLSLNSGAFLYMFGNFYYKNYIVDKRKPAVSSSTVYKEGKEC